A stretch of DNA from Synechococcus sp. JA-3-3Ab:
TCTAGCGACAAGGGATCCCGCCATGAACCCGACAACCCAACATCGGCTCATCCTCAAAATTGTGGCCGGCTCCGCCTGGGCCGATGGGCACCTAGAGCCGCAGGAGTTGGCCTATCTGAGATCCCTGCTGCGCCGCTATGGTTTGGAGCACGATGCCGAGCTGCGAGAGCTGATCCAAGAGCCCATTCCGATGGCGCAAACGGAGCGCTGGATGGCCGATTATCTCGCCCAGGCCACCGAAACCGAGCGCC
This window harbors:
- a CDS encoding TerB family tellurite resistance protein; the protein is MNPTTQHRLILKIVAGSAWADGHLEPQELAYLRSLLRRYGLEHDAELRELIQEPIPMAQTERWMADYLAQATETERLQLLGAIGNLMMADNAVSPEEHDLLDDYYTLMAGIPPRPESAPHLVKGVGQFFRRLVKAVRGDIA